The window GGTCATGAACTGGAGGATAATAGTATGATTCGGTTGCTCATTGCTGATGATCATGTGCTTATTCGCGAGGGATTTCGAAGGATCGTAGAAAATGAGATAGATATGGATCTCGTGGGAGAAGCCAGCAATGCGGGGGAGGCGTTACACACATTGCAGGCGTCTGATGTGGATGTGATGGTACTGGATATTTCTATGCCGGGAAAATCCGGGCTGGATTTCCTGGAAGAGGTCAAGAGGTTTTCACCGGAGACAAGTGTATTAATCCAAAGTGTCCATCCTGAAGATTCCTATGCCATTCGAGCCTTAAAAGCCGGAGCCGCTGGATATATTACGAAAAGCGGGCACGGAGATGAACTCCTGAAAGCCATCCGAAAAATTGCCCGTGGAGGTCGGTATGTTTCGGAGTCTCTCGCTGAAGCACTCGCCTTTGCCTTGCAACAAGAGACCTCTGAGGCTCCACATTCCCGGTTATCAACCCGGGAATACCAGGTCATGATCCAGTT is drawn from Candidatus Neomarinimicrobiota bacterium and contains these coding sequences:
- a CDS encoding response regulator transcription factor, giving the protein MIRLLIADDHVLIREGFRRIVENEIDMDLVGEASNAGEALHTLQASDVDVMVLDISMPGKSGLDFLEEVKRFSPETSVLIQSVHPEDSYAIRALKAGAAGYITKSGHGDELLKAIRKIARGGRYVSESLAEALAFALQQETSEAPHSRLSTREYQVMIQFAEGKGSAEIARNLSLSRSTINTYRSRILEKLDLSRTSDIIHYAIDNRLLDR